The following coding sequences lie in one Mercenaria mercenaria strain notata chromosome 5, MADL_Memer_1, whole genome shotgun sequence genomic window:
- the LOC123557032 gene encoding uncharacterized protein LOC123557032 isoform X2: MSSLVKLLCGLYALIIVVLGIVFATASSLTAVERQHKYYLEVFLVYLYTGSLLVLLYFQVVLLRGVKVKNSYFETNIIKVSIRPDGSIQKSPTATPTPHR; encoded by the exons AT gTCTTCCCTCGTGAAACTGCTATGTGGCTTATATGCCCTGATTATTGTTGTGCTTGGTATTGTATTCGCAACTGCGTCCTCACTGACAGCCGTTGAAAGGCAACACAAATACTACCTCGAG GTGTTTCTGGTCTACCTGTATACAGGATCTCTACTGGTGTTGCTCTACTTTCAAGTGGTTCTCCTTCGTGGGGTGAAGGTCAAGAACAGCTACTTTGAGACAAATATAATTAAAGTGTCTATAAGACCAGATGGAAGCATACAAAAATCTCCAACTGCGACCCCTACCCCACATAGGTAA